A stretch of the Gracilinanus agilis isolate LMUSP501 chromosome 4, AgileGrace, whole genome shotgun sequence genome encodes the following:
- the LOC123246270 gene encoding olfactory receptor 2AJ1-like: protein MSRVNQTTDFILLGLFPEIKHLAVLIFIIFLIYMIAVTGNALLIFLILADSRLHTPMYFLLSHLSLIDLALISTVVPNMVTSFFTGRKNISQTGCGTQIFFILTLGISEFLLLTFMSYDRYVAICNPLRYSVIMSHTVCMQMVIGSWVGGTLTSLVHTAYAMGFPICGSREILHFFCEVMALLKLTCEDTSAYEKSVVISSFLVVFIPLSLILLSYIFIFLTILHINSPEGRNKALATCSSHLSVVSLYFGPAILIYMRPGSSQTPKLNQALFLFDSILTPMLNPIIYGLRNKDVLAAIRKILRNIFLPGKIQRHLGCIT from the coding sequence ATGAGCAGAGTGAACCAGACAACAGATTTTATCCTCCTGGGACTTTTTCCTGAGATCAAGCATCTTGCTGTTCTTATCTTCATCATCTTCCTGATCTATATGATTGCTGTTACAGGAAATGCCCTGCTGATCTTCCTTATCTTGGCTGATTCCCGGCTCCACACTCCTATGTACTTCTTACTGAGCCACCTCTCCCTCATTGACTTGGCTTTGATCTCCACAGTTGTCCCCAACATGGTCACCAGCTTTTTCacaggaaggaaaaatatttcacaaacTGGATGTGGAAcccaaattttcttcattttaaccCTAGGGATTTCTGAGTTTCTTCTGCTGACCTTTATGTCCTATGACCGCTATGTGGCCATCTGTAATCCCCTTCGTTACTCAGTCATCATGAGTCACACTGTCTGTATGCAGATGGTCATTGGGTCCTGGGTGGGGGGAACACTCACTTCCTTAGTCCATACAGCCTATGCTATGGGTTTTCCCATCTGTGGCTCCAGAGAGATTCTTCATTTCTTCTGTGAGGTTATGGCCCTACTAAAACTTACTTGTGAGGACACTTCGGCCTATGAGAAATCAGTGGTAATCTCAAGCTTTCTGGTAGTTTTTATCCCTTTGAGTCTCATTTTGCTTTCCTATATATTCATCTTCCTCACTATTCTTCATATAAATTCCcctgaaggaaggaacaaagccCTAGCCACTTGTTCTTCCCATCTTAGTGTGGTAAGTCTCTATTTTGGTCCAGCTATTTTAATTTACATGAGGCCAGGCTCTTCCCAGACTCCTAAATTGAACCAGGCTCTGTTTTTGTTTGATTCCATTCTTACACCCATGCTGAATCCCATCATCTATGGCTTAAGGAATAAAGATGTGTTGGCAGCTATTAGGAAAATATTGAGAAATATATTTCTACCAGGAAAGATTCAGAGACACTTGGGTTGCATTACATGA